A region from the Myripristis murdjan chromosome 23, fMyrMur1.1, whole genome shotgun sequence genome encodes:
- the LOC115355605 gene encoding NXPE family member 3-like yields MNVLKAPAVANVTDVRQLFQNKTTPTTPVPNRQHISCSHQQLSPEERHLLDSIAWPETPHVPIPVSLNTTSDPAHSTFTILPVRGGGQWHVGDELEALIQLRDFQGRPKQFGGDLVIARLHDQTLLAGVAGQVVDHLNGSYTAVFPLLWEGRAQVKVTLVHSSEAITVLRRLTMEQPGRVYFKSLFRSGSVSETTVCNVCLPPTHPLCNYTDLHTGEPWFCYKPKNLRCDTRINHYKGGFMQNLMAKEDTLFQSGINMKVSIHASGSDNVTVLPKEQVDVSQGQPEVRSSTVKPEPAGYYYQGAWRALRGATVHQFNNPSAISQCLTDKVVHLYGDSTIRQWFEYLNSVLPDLKEFNLHSGRQNGPFMSVDLARNILVKFRCHAPPLRFSSIPTSELHYIANELDRLVGGSRTVVVIGIWSHFSTFPIVVYMRRLQSIRRAVLRLLNRAPSTLVVIRTANLKALMLYETLTNSDWYSLQRDKVLRATFKGLNVRLVDAWEMSLAHHLPHSLHPQTPIIKNMIDIVLSYTCPQKNG; encoded by the exons GCTCCAGCAGTGGCCAATGTAACAGATGTTCGTCAGTTG tttcagaataAAACCACCCCCACCACTCCTGTCCCAAACCGCCAACACATCAGCTGCAGCCACCAGCAGCTGTCGCCTGAGGAACGCCACCTGCTGGACTCCATTGCTTGGCCTGAAACCCCTCATGTGCCTATACCTGTGTCCCTGAACACAACCTCTGACCCCGCCCACAGCACCTTCACAATCCTGCCGGTGAGGGGAGGAGGTCAGTGGCATGTAGGTGATGAGCTGGAGGCTCTGATCCAACTTCGTGACTTCCAGGGTCGACCAAAACAATTTGGGGGAGATCTTGTAATTGCTCGACTCCATGACCAGACCCTCCTTGCAGGCGTGGCCGGGCAAGTGGTGGACCACCTGAACGGCTCCTACACCGCTGTGTTTCCATTACTCTGGGAGGGACGAGCACAAGTTAAG GTGACACTGGTTCACTCCAGTGAGGCCATCACGGTTCTGCGTAGGCTGACCATGGAACAGCCGGGCCGTGTTTACTTCAAGAGCCTCTTCCGCTCCGGCTCTGTCTCTGAAACTACGGTTTGTAACGTCTGCCTGCCTCCAACCCATCCTCTGTGCAACTACACCGACCTCCACACGGGGGAGCCGTGGTTCTGCTACAAGCCAAAGAATCTGAGATGCGATACCAGGATCAACCACTATAAAGGAGGCTTCATGCAAAATCTCATGGCCAAGGAGGATACACTCTTTCAAAG tGGGATCAACATGAAAGTCTCCATTCATGCATCAGGGTCGGACAATGTCACTGTGCTGCCTAAggagcaag tggacgtgtcacaag gACAACCAGAGGTGAGGAGCAGCACCGTGAAGCCTGAACCTGCTGGATATTACTACCAGGGTGCATGGCGAGCACTACGGGGCGCCACAGTTCATCAGTTCAACAACCCCTCTGCCATCAGCCAGTGTCTGACAGACAAGGTGGTGCACCTGTACGGCGACTCCACCATCAGACAGTGGTTTGAATACCTCAACAGTGTGCTGCCAG ACCTCAAGGAGTTTAACCTGCACAGCGGGAGACAAAACGGACCGTTCATGTCTGTGGACCTGGCACGAAACATCTTGGTGAAGTTTCGCTGCCACGCCCCTCCACTCCGTTTCAGCAGCATCCCAACCAGTGAGCTGCACTACATCGCCAACGAGCTGGACAGGCTGGTCGGAGGCTCCAGAACTGTTGTGGTTATTGGCATCTGGTCTCACTTCAGCACTTTTCCCATTGTAGTGTACATGCGGCGACTACAGAGCATCCGCAGGGCGGTGCTGCGGCTGCTGAACAGAGCTCCCAGCACGCTGGTGGTCATCAGGACCGCAAACCTCAAGGCCTTGATGCTTTATGAGACGCTGACCAACAGCGACTGGTACTCGCTACAGCGGGACAAGGTGCTCCGGGCCACGTTCAAAGGGCTGAACGTTCGCCTGGTAGACGCCTGGGAGATGTCGCTGGCCCACCACCTGCCCCATAGTCTTCACCCACAGACCCCCATTATCAAGAACATGATAGACATTGTCTTGTCCTACACATGCCCGCAAAAAAATGGCTAA